Proteins encoded within one genomic window of Myxococcota bacterium:
- a CDS encoding amidase, with protein sequence MREYESYDALGLAELVRKGEVSPDELLDAALARVSARNPALNAVHMLWEARARKELREAPPAGPFRGVPFLLKDLHAHLAGERLTFGSRLFAQHVSDVDSELVARYRRAGLVIFGRTTSPELGATATTESILFGATRNPWNLERTSGGSSGGASAAVAAGILPAAHASDGGGSIRIPAACCGLFGLKPTRARNPMGPHSGEGWGGMSTAHAVTRSVRDSAALLDATQGPDLGAPYQAPAPARPYLEEVTRAPGSLRIALQTETFNGAPTDPECAAAARDAARLCEGLGHKVEEASFGFDRAALGRATQVLMGANIQAVTEDAAAAQGKTLGPDLLEPVTLMLVLAARPATAADYARAVKTIHALSRAFEAFFTRFDVLLTPTMAMQTARIGELALSNTPDAAYGARLSRCVGYTSLFNAAGNPAMSVPLGTASDGMPIGVQFGARFGDEATLFRLAGQLEAAQPWFERRPKVAGVG encoded by the coding sequence CTGTGGGAGGCGCGGGCGCGCAAGGAGCTGCGCGAAGCGCCGCCCGCGGGGCCGTTCCGGGGCGTGCCCTTCCTGCTGAAGGACCTGCACGCGCACCTGGCGGGCGAGCGACTCACCTTCGGCTCGCGGCTGTTCGCCCAGCACGTGTCGGACGTCGACAGCGAGCTGGTGGCGCGCTACCGGCGCGCGGGCCTGGTGATCTTCGGCCGCACGACCTCGCCCGAGCTCGGCGCCACGGCCACGACCGAGTCGATCCTGTTCGGCGCCACGCGCAACCCATGGAACCTGGAGCGCACCTCGGGTGGCTCGTCCGGGGGCGCGTCCGCCGCCGTGGCGGCGGGGATCCTGCCCGCGGCGCACGCGAGCGACGGCGGCGGCTCGATCCGCATTCCCGCGGCGTGCTGCGGGCTGTTCGGCCTGAAGCCCACGCGCGCGCGCAATCCCATGGGCCCGCATTCCGGCGAGGGCTGGGGCGGCATGAGCACGGCGCACGCGGTGACTCGCTCGGTGCGCGACAGCGCGGCGCTGCTCGACGCCACGCAGGGCCCCGACCTCGGCGCGCCCTACCAGGCTCCGGCGCCCGCGCGGCCCTACCTCGAGGAGGTGACTCGCGCGCCCGGCAGCCTGCGCATCGCCCTGCAGACCGAGACCTTCAACGGCGCACCCACCGACCCCGAGTGCGCCGCCGCCGCGCGCGACGCGGCGCGCCTGTGCGAGGGACTGGGTCACAAGGTCGAAGAGGCGTCGTTCGGCTTCGACCGCGCGGCGCTGGGCCGCGCGACCCAGGTGCTGATGGGCGCGAACATCCAGGCGGTGACCGAGGACGCGGCGGCCGCGCAGGGCAAGACGCTCGGCCCCGACCTGCTCGAGCCGGTGACCCTGATGCTGGTCCTGGCGGCGCGGCCCGCCACGGCCGCGGACTATGCGCGCGCGGTGAAGACGATCCACGCGCTGTCGCGGGCGTTCGAAGCTTTCTTCACGCGCTTCGACGTGCTGCTCACGCCGACCATGGCCATGCAGACGGCGCGCATCGGCGAGCTCGCGCTCTCGAACACGCCGGACGCCGCCTACGGCGCGCGGCTCTCGCGCTGCGTCGGCTACACGTCGCTGTTCAACGCTGCGGGCAACCCGGCGATGAGCGTGCCGCTGGGCACGGCGTCCGACGGCATGCCGATCGGCGTGCAGTTCGGCGCGCGCTTCGGCGACGAAGCCACTCTGTTCCGGCTGGCGGGCCAGCTCGAGGCGGCGCAGCCCTGGTTCGAGCGCCGGCCGAAGGTGGCCGGGGTGGGATGA
- a CDS encoding beta-ketoacyl-ACP synthase — MSRPPCRLTALGQVSALGGALEEVSARLAAGDATRLTLNESLVPERSLWLGAVNETLPEIPPNLERFACRNNRLALAALEAIRGEVSAAIARFGQGRVGVVVGTSTSGVGDAEAAIAHRERTGVLAHEFHYDQLEFGGLARFVAEAAGARGPAYTLSTACSSGARALASARSLLRLGLCDAVISGAADSLCGLTTNGFAALGALSAGVTNPFSRNRDGLTLGEAGVLFLVTREPGGIQLLGVGDSSEAHHMSAPDPEGRGAETAMQGALADAGLTPADIAYLNLHGTGTPQNDAMESAAVARVLGSELPCSSTKPLVGHTLGAAGAIEAAFCWLVLAEMRAGEAALPPHVWDGARDPELAPIRLTEKGARAVFGPRSAVMTSSFGFGGNNCTLILGRSDSP, encoded by the coding sequence ATGAGCCGCCCTCCCTGCAGACTCACGGCGCTGGGCCAGGTCAGCGCGCTCGGCGGCGCGCTGGAAGAGGTCTCGGCACGGCTCGCGGCGGGTGACGCGACGCGGCTCACGCTGAACGAGTCACTCGTGCCGGAGCGGTCGCTCTGGCTGGGCGCGGTGAACGAGACCTTGCCCGAGATCCCGCCGAACCTGGAACGCTTCGCCTGCCGCAACAATCGGCTCGCGCTCGCGGCCCTGGAAGCCATCCGCGGCGAAGTGAGCGCGGCCATCGCGCGCTTCGGCCAGGGGCGGGTCGGGGTCGTCGTGGGCACCAGCACCTCGGGCGTGGGCGACGCCGAGGCCGCGATCGCGCACCGCGAGCGCACGGGCGTGCTCGCGCACGAGTTCCACTACGACCAGCTCGAGTTCGGCGGGCTCGCGCGCTTCGTGGCCGAAGCCGCCGGCGCGCGCGGCCCCGCCTACACGCTGTCGACCGCCTGCTCGTCGGGCGCGCGCGCGCTCGCCTCGGCGCGCTCGCTGCTCCGCCTGGGTCTGTGCGACGCCGTGATCTCGGGCGCGGCCGACTCGCTGTGCGGGCTCACGACCAACGGCTTCGCGGCGCTCGGCGCGCTCTCGGCGGGAGTCACCAACCCCTTCAGCCGCAACCGCGACGGGCTCACCCTGGGCGAGGCGGGCGTGCTCTTCCTGGTGACGCGCGAGCCGGGCGGCATCCAGCTGCTGGGCGTCGGTGACTCGAGCGAAGCGCACCACATGTCGGCGCCCGACCCCGAAGGCCGTGGCGCCGAGACCGCCATGCAGGGTGCGCTCGCCGACGCGGGACTCACTCCCGCCGACATCGCCTATCTCAACCTGCACGGCACGGGCACGCCGCAGAACGACGCCATGGAGTCGGCGGCGGTGGCGCGCGTGCTCGGCAGCGAGCTGCCGTGCAGCTCGACCAAGCCGCTGGTCGGTCACACGCTGGGCGCGGCGGGAGCCATCGAGGCGGCGTTCTGCTGGCTCGTGCTGGCCGAAATGCGCGCCGGCGAGGCCGCGCTGCCGCCACACGTGTGGGACGGCGCGCGCGACCCCGAGCTGGCGCCCATCCGACTCACCGAGAAAGGCGCGCGCGCCGTGTTCGGCCCGCGCAGCGCCGTGATGACGAGCTCGTTCGGCTTCGGCGGCAACAACTGCACGCTGATCCTGGGCCGGAGTGACTCGCCGTGA
- a CDS encoding beta-ketoacyl synthase chain length factor produces MKASLLRWSAWAPGLDSAAAWEAWAKSPAPLPATGAPDAKFLPAMLRRRCTPLTRTMLTAAFGAAEPDELARLRTVFSSRHGSINESIGLLENVVRREKLSPATFSHTVHNAQAGLFSIAAGNRAASSSLSAQEDSWTAAWLEALCFLERDPSEPVLVVIGDVPLADTFAPLVAEAATPYALAVQIAAPGSGPGLDLELASQGRTGTLLPPPWPPALEFLRWWLSGDESLEQPNRANRARWTRV; encoded by the coding sequence GTGAAGGCCTCCCTCTTGCGCTGGTCCGCCTGGGCGCCGGGCCTCGACTCGGCCGCGGCCTGGGAGGCCTGGGCCAAGTCACCCGCGCCGCTGCCCGCGACGGGCGCACCCGACGCCAAGTTCCTGCCCGCCATGCTGCGCCGCCGCTGCACGCCGCTCACCCGGACCATGCTCACGGCCGCGTTCGGCGCCGCCGAGCCCGACGAGCTGGCGCGCCTGCGCACGGTGTTCTCGTCGCGCCACGGCAGCATCAACGAGTCGATCGGCCTGCTCGAGAACGTGGTGCGGCGCGAGAAGCTCTCGCCCGCGACCTTCAGTCACACCGTGCACAACGCCCAGGCCGGTCTGTTCTCCATCGCCGCCGGCAACCGCGCCGCGTCGAGCTCGCTCTCGGCCCAGGAGGACAGCTGGACCGCAGCCTGGCTCGAGGCGCTGTGCTTCCTGGAGCGCGACCCGTCGGAGCCGGTACTGGTGGTGATCGGCGACGTGCCGCTCGCCGACACCTTCGCGCCGCTCGTCGCCGAGGCCGCGACGCCCTACGCGCTCGCGGTGCAGATCGCGGCGCCGGGCAGCGGGCCCGGCCTCGATCTCGAGCTCGCGTCCCAGGGTCGCACCGGCACCCTGCTCCCCCCGCCGTGGCCGCCCGCGCTCGAGTTCCTGCGCTGGTGGCTCTCGGGCGACGAGTCACTAGAGCAGCCGAACCGCGCCAACCGGGCGCGCTGGACGCGCGTCTAG